The Engystomops pustulosus chromosome 2, aEngPut4.maternal, whole genome shotgun sequence genomic interval CAGCAGTTTTTGAAAGTGGTAGAAAGCAAAGCGGCTACTATCGTGTCCGGCCAGCCCCCCAAACGGAGCCATTCACAGTGTATTGTGACATGtctgatggaggaggatggacagTGATTCAGAGACGCTCCAATGGAAAAGTTAGTTTTAACAGGTATAGAGTAAAGTCTATGGTAATGTTACATATATCGGACTGTGACACAAAATTAACGGTGTCTAGTGGCTTACAGGATAagctctgctccatcaggaaaagGACTTTATTATGACTTCTTCCTGCTATGACGTATCATTGTTGAAATCGCTGCCAaatatcttcagctccatgcagcacatctccacactgagcTCCTAAAAATACCAGTCACTTATAGTGTAATGTCACCTGGTTAACACTGTCCCACACATGTTTGTCTCCTATAACATTAGTAATCATTCTAAATAATGCAAAACACATTACTTCTTACAACACTTATATGTGTTTgcaatctgtatatatatatatatatatatatatatatatatataatattatatatatatatggagatttggcccagtagagaccgtggtagcggagattcatgatgcagttcaagacagtgacaccaaggtacagtgcAAAACAGGTTTCGCGTGTGTTTATTCCAGCAgtaggtacaaaataaaacagccttcacatacagGCATTAAACgcaaaacaaaatcctacccgtctgggtgctaactaaacagagttcccctaactcaccactaaaacataaaGGATGTCGCTGCTTCAGGCACAGGGGACAGGGCTGTgtgcgctctccagcctcctttcagagctctgctcagcagctttatatatatataatattattattatctcattagTATATTGTGTCATCTAATTATTTTACCCCCTTTTAATATTCATTTAAGTACAGGTCCCTACTAATTTGTATCCAAACCCCTGATTTTATAAACAGCTCCCTCTAATTTATATACCAGCCTCTAATTTTTCCAACAGTGTTAATATACCTTCCATAAATTtgtatacagtaccccatatacagcccatttaGTTTAGCCATAGccatacatataaacacacagcccccatagatttcacatatacactgcccccatagcatttacatatatacactgcccccaaaGCATTCACTCTGGTCTCCCATGCTGATGCAGTCTCCTCTTAAAGACACCATTGCAAATGATGTTTCTTATAGTACAGACAACTGGCAACTGCCAACATTTGGCATGTCTGTACTTCAAGTAGTCTGCCGCCCCTTCAAGGGTCCATCATCCGCCGCCTGAGTCAGgatttcatcccgcctcatggcagatgcggctctGCATGTGTTATAAAGGTAAATTGGAGTCAGTTGGCAACATGACTTAATGTTttacagtgcagagttaggctcctttcacactagCGCTGCAGAGTCTGACCAGAATGCAATCAGAgtgtggtcagtgaaaaactcacatttttcatcagagttcaatcagttgtTCAgtatctcagtttttcatgcacatgtTTAATCAGTTTATTCAGCGTTTTCACACACAGACAACACACATGTAACGTCCGTCGCATGACTGTGGTCTATCCAGGGGtctaactaggagaagcagggccccataacagactaaacacatacagcatatacacattgcATGTATGTACCTACATATAGGTCGGTTGACGTGGCCCCCTGACAATGCGGGCTGCTATGGCCGCTCCCACTGTAGTTATGTTTGTGGGtccatcttttctatggcaattgattagTGAAAACTGCACTGCAactgcatgtgtctcagagtgcaaggTGTTTGTAATGCAACCTCATAGTTTTATATGGGACGTATGACAATAGTATGTGCACGTGATGGGGTGAAAAGAAATGCATGTCTGACAAAACCCATTGAGTACAAAAGGTCAGAGTGCAATACAAATTCTGCACATCAAAAACATGTGTTAGTGTCAAAGAGGCCTCAGGCTAGACAAGAATCAGTCTCTGTGTAGTTCTCATGGGCTTATTCACTTCAATGTGTATTGGTATGTAAGACGTTTCAGCTCATGAGCCACACATGGCCTAAaaaacagggtcggctccaggtttcagtaggcctcttggcgacaaagcctcagtaggcccctttacagtgaactcacatggcagcataagaaactaaaacagtctcctgtcctaAATTATTCcgtagtttatcatcccaaacagccccctcatggatatattatatacagaccctcatggttatattatatacagaccctcatggttatattatatacagaccctcatggttatattatatacaaaccctcatggttatattatatacaaaccctcatggttatattatatacagaccctcatggttatattatatacagaccctcatggttattttatataaagcctattttcccctatggattcattagatacagcccccctcacctcaaTGGTTTCCTTATGAacagctttatgtgggccccgccaggagccctgggccccggcactttcccaggtatacccagtgctggtgTCAGACCTGCCTAAAAATATGGCCATGTGCATGTGGCCTAGTGTGCTTTGTAAATAGTtgtcattttaaaataatttgtttGTTGATTCTTAGGAATTGGAAGGAGTATAAAGAAGGCTTTGGTTTGTTCAAGAAAAGGAGTGACGAACACTGGTTGGGTAACGATCACATCTATCACCTGCTCAACAACCGTAAGTTTTTATAGATATTGATTGTGATATAGATAATAAATACTTTTTCAACATACTTTATGTAAACTTCAATGACAACAAAAAGATCATAGATATCCAAAACCCATATCACCCACATGAGAAAGTAATCGCCCCCTTAACTGGACGCACCATCAACATTTATTGCAACCAAGCACCTCCTACAATTTAGCATTTGACTCTAACATCACTGTacatataaggctatattcacactaacgtgtgcccgcccTGCCGTAGTAGGGTGGGCACACAtaggcgccggggagaggaggagggggtgagcgccgctctccatagagaaacttggggaacggcgccgtattccggggaaacaTAAGATATAACCTGTCtgtctcccggctacggaatggtGCAGTGCCGCACttgtgtatatacgtcccccatacggcagtgtgaatatagcctaacattgTACCGGGAGCGTGTGATTATAGTTCCTCTCCATCCATCTCTGTGCAGGAGAAATGTCTCTGAAGATAGATCTCATGGATTGGAATGGCAACACCAGATATGCCATCTATGACAGCTTCCGAATTACCAATGAAGAGGTAAGATCTGAATGAACAATAGATTTACCCTCTCCACAGAACAGGGGATACATGTAGATAATGGGtaaccattaaaggaaatctaccatcgaaatcatcaagcatgagaaaccagggacacttagtcacagtgcctggatctatgagtaggttctAATTTTTGTTATCTATAGCCTAAacgttcaaaattatgctaatgagcctgaagggccctGGGATTACACCAGAGCTGCACCGTGCTGGAgatacacaggctgttacactccctGCCCCTCCTTTGTCTGCAATCCCGCTcactccctagtttatcattcttgatttttatgttagatttcctttaagaatgcgtccacacgttcagttttccaGATTCAGTTTCcggagccaaaagcaggtgtggatgataatgggtgagacaaatacTTGAAAGGTGCAGCTCcacctcctacttttactccattccaggtttgggcatcaaaaactgcatctgaaaaactcaaCGTGTGTGGTCGCACCCTAAGGGCTCCCATTTCTTGTGAAACCAATGCAAACACACATTACAACCACTGGGTGGCAACACAGGCACATCTTGTGTACTGCTTTGTGAAACAAAATCCTGGAACTATGTATGGTAGTCTAATGAATCTCGAAATATATTGAAAGATTTGTGAGATCGAGCCAAGAAGAAAGCTAAGGAAGGACACATTTGTATTGTAGTCTAAAGTTATTatgtccttaaaggacattttACTGTATCACaacatacctaaaaaggaaattaatcattaaaaagattaaaaaacacCTAGAATTACTCACCTCGGCTCCTATTGATATTGATCCCGGCGCTATccgtcactagtcttgacacgccaaggtcacctagaaaagaaacttataattatcagcacagagcacagggacaagatgtctagCTTTCCgggttgctaattatgcacgcctccgacACTTCAATGAATTCACGGCTCTCATGTGACATCACTTCCATCTCCTTTAAATCACAGAAATGTAGCTATTTATATTGGTTAGTTTGACTTATTTTTAGTCAGCCTTACCATCAGgttacatttttgtaatttttcacaAAAATAACAACACCTGTTGGATAAGTAGTTGAAATGTTGTTATAGTAAACCTGCCAGCAACTTTTACACAAGTAAAATAAGAGACcccttaggtagggtatgaaatatcctttcaagAATTCCTAGAGTTAAAACTCACTAATGTTGTTTAGAAAACAACTACAACATGATATGCAAATCAGCTGTGAAGAGCTGAAAAGaacctgagatgagtcattttAAGAGGCTGAAGTTTCATTGTTCAAATCAATGATATCAAAAATATAGACCTGTATCTCCCAAGCACACAGAACCAACAAATTAATATTTCTATTGCTGAATAGGTAAGATTTAACTTAAAAGAGAGAATGCTAGAAAGGGTATGGTATATTACTACCTGATGGGGTGAGTAGTTTAGTGGTttaaaactggtgacaggtttggtGATGGATCTCAGATTACCATGAACTATGCTGCTTCATGTTATACATTGCGTTCTTCCCCAGGATAAGTACAAGCTATGGTTGGGATTTTACTCTGGTGACGCTGGAGATGCCCTGGATGGAGGAAGTAACTTTGCAGAGCAGTGGTCCGCGTCACTCAAGGGGATGTCCTTCAGCACAGCAGACAATGATAATGACAGGTTTAACAAGGGAAACTGTGCGAGAGAAAACAAGTGTGGCTGGTGGTTTAACAGGTAAATATAGCATGTCAGAAACAGCTACTACAAGggtggactgtatgcaaatgagcctgaggggctccaggcttcataggtgttaatgaagcccagagcccctcagaagTGTGGAGAAGTGTCCATTAGGTGGCGTTCCCTTACCAATATGGGTTGATTGACAGGTCTCTTCCTATCTATTTATCAGACCTGCAGGAAGTAGCAGGACAGGAGCTGCCCCGTCGTCACTTTTTCAGGCAGCAAGTGTAATTAATGGGGATGTCAATATCAATAATATTAGAACTCAGATTCATCATTCACATACAATATGTATGTCTAAAAATGAAGCCTACAAAGTAAGAACACACATCTGATATGTTTGCAGATCgtcaaagaggaggagctgcagcaccaTCCAATCACGATATCACGCTGTGTTCCATGTGCCAAGGGGAGCCAAGCAGTGCAGAGCGAATATGCAGAGAGCATGCAAAGTGTTTTCTGACACCGCGCGCCACCGATTGGATggtgagagaagattagcatattgACACACCCCCACCCATGCTGCAGCTCCTGCTCTCTGACGATACCGAAGAATGAATAGTCAGACACCGGGGCTCATATCTCAGGAATGGAGGGGGTAAGTTGAAAAATTCTAATTGCCCCTGAACCAGAGTGCAAGCCACTACATTTTGGTACATTAGATTTAATaagtttggggtggtgaaaggtcctctttaatgatgATTCTCCTCCAGACACTGTATTACCATTAGTATTAGTTATACATACAATCACTCATACTTGTAATCATACCTTTTCTTGTCTTTCCAGGTGCCATACAGCAAATTTAAAtggattgtattttaaaaatggcaattaTACAGGAGAATATGACAATGGCATTGTTTGGTCCACCTGGCATGGCCTATGGTACTCCCTAAAATTCACCACCATGAAGATCAGACGGCCATCGTTTCTCAATGTTGGGAGTGGGGATGGGATGAATGTGTAAAATCCTCTATGTCATTTAAAAGGTTAAGAAGGAGCTGGGGAGGACAGCGCAAGTCACTCCATGGTATATTtttgtatagatgtattatgtatgtatattaatCCAATGTTTACAAAATATTAAGTAGATTGTAACATTAGAAACCTCCTAGGAATTGgattacattcacacaaacaatTGCCCACGTGGCTGTAGCCGGGCAAGCACACATCGGGCACGCTGTAGAGGAGGagaagcgctgctcacccctcccttctccatagaaaataaGGCCACATGTCTGTTCTTGCGGCCAAAGGCAGAGCATGGTCTATCATTTTTTCGGCCACAGCACGGTACGGTGAGCATACGTTGGCTACAGTGTTCTAATACTTCCAAGCAATCAGCAATAGGTTCTGCAgtattcacttaaaggaaacctaccacttctgaaggtaggtatgagatacaaacaccgggcaccagctcagggtgagctggtgccggtgcttagtctcgttagtgttaaaaccgcggtatcgcggttttaacacttttgaaactttctagcagaaactgcttcggcgctgcgcgcgaccgtgcgcgcgcaacgcctgcggcgtttccaatgtaggcgcgcgcacgatcgtgtgcacgaagcgccgaagcagtgcctgctagaaagtttcaaaagtgttaaaaccgcgataccgcggttttaacactaacgagactaagcaccggcaccagctcaccctgagctggtgcccggtgtttgtatctcatacctaccttcagaagtggtaggtttcctttaaatgttgggAAGATGCAATACCAAACTTAGCCTGTGGGTAACAGTGGTGCTATTTCTGGAAGATAAAACAAAATTACCTTCagcattaaaagggttgtccaggaattGGCTGTCCTCAgccaaaacataatggggcatttttacttaccttgtccagtcgcgatcccacggtgcgttgtccgacgagggttcgggtttcactaaggtcgtgcgcccgatatccatcaggtgtcgctgctgcgccaaggtccgctggagttcaccttcttcttcctggtgcatttgagtgctgatcttgcgacacaaatagttttttaaattccttgttttctccgaatccgtcgggttgtccgacagccacgcccccgatt includes:
- the LOC140116475 gene encoding fibrinogen-like protein 1 isoform X2; translation: MKYMTMMWLIFALLLPHYGLSAPRLTDIDICRMDNAKLLHRIQVLENKLELGRLQLKDLSENNYHSVKSKYYKSNLAKSRSDVLIPPTSGNLIVYDEDCSAVFESGRKQSGYYRVRPAPQTEPFTVYCDMSDGGGWTVIQRRSNGKVSFNRNWKEYKEGFGLFKKRSDEHWLGNDHIYHLLNNREMSLKIDLMDWNGNTRYAIYDSFRITNEEDKYKLWLGFYSGDAGDALDGGSNFAEQWSASLKGMSFSTADNDNDRFNKGNCARENKCGWWFNRCHTANLNGLYFKNGNYTGEYDNGIVWSTWHGLWYSLKFTTMKIRRPSFLNVGSGDGMNV
- the LOC140116475 gene encoding fibrinogen-like protein 1 isoform X1; translated protein: MQSGCCYHTNMLDHMKYMTMMWLIFALLLPHYGLSAPRLTDIDICRMDNAKLLHRIQVLENKLELGRLQLKDLSENNYHSVKSKYYKSNLAKSRSDVLIPPTSGNLIVYDEDCSAVFESGRKQSGYYRVRPAPQTEPFTVYCDMSDGGGWTVIQRRSNGKVSFNRNWKEYKEGFGLFKKRSDEHWLGNDHIYHLLNNREMSLKIDLMDWNGNTRYAIYDSFRITNEEDKYKLWLGFYSGDAGDALDGGSNFAEQWSASLKGMSFSTADNDNDRFNKGNCARENKCGWWFNRCHTANLNGLYFKNGNYTGEYDNGIVWSTWHGLWYSLKFTTMKIRRPSFLNVGSGDGMNV